One region of Salinibacterium sp. TMP30 genomic DNA includes:
- a CDS encoding response regulator transcription factor, with amino-acid sequence MIRVVVADDQQLIRAGFRSLLDAEDDIEVVGEAATGTDVIEVVRRERPDVVLMDIRMPDGDGLWATEQIATFPELAATRIVVVTTFEVDEYVARAIRAGASGFLVKDTEPVELIRAVRVVAAGDALLSPGVTKRLLARFAGGSSVVIDNSILTAITTREREVLALVGQGLTNAEIGEKLFLSPLTAKTHVSRIMAKLMARDRVQLVVIAYETGLVSSGRAV; translated from the coding sequence ATGATTCGGGTTGTCGTCGCTGACGATCAGCAGCTGATTCGTGCGGGCTTCCGCAGTTTGCTCGACGCTGAAGATGACATTGAGGTCGTTGGCGAAGCTGCGACGGGCACCGATGTCATCGAGGTTGTGCGACGTGAGCGCCCCGACGTAGTGCTGATGGATATCCGGATGCCGGATGGCGACGGACTGTGGGCCACTGAACAAATTGCTACTTTCCCTGAACTTGCCGCGACTCGAATAGTGGTCGTCACGACGTTCGAGGTCGACGAGTATGTCGCGCGTGCGATCAGGGCTGGCGCGAGTGGTTTCCTAGTGAAAGATACGGAACCGGTGGAGCTCATCCGAGCGGTGCGGGTCGTTGCTGCTGGCGACGCGCTGCTGAGCCCGGGAGTCACGAAGCGACTGCTCGCCAGATTCGCTGGTGGATCGTCCGTAGTGATCGACAACAGCATCCTCACCGCCATCACGACCCGCGAGCGCGAAGTTCTCGCCCTCGTTGGGCAGGGGCTCACGAACGCGGAGATCGGCGAGAAACTCTTCCTCAGCCCACTCACTGCTAAGACGCACGTTTCGCGCATCATGGCGAAGCTCATGGCACGCGATCGCGTTCAATTGGTTGTGATCGCCTACGAAACCGGACTCGTTTCCTCAGGGCGCGCTGTGTGA
- a CDS encoding DMT family transporter: MPPEIFDLTDQITLTPTQVVGIPLALIGAVLLSLGAQFQHRGVARLEEHYGEQARSGLNFAQLKALLARPSWVLGTLFLGLAIVFQLSSLAIAPIMVVQPLGAVALVMTAIMNARITKITLDAISIRAIVMCVGGVGVFVALAAVFAKSTVITQRELSTVLIILVAVLALWVTLFMIFRKNASPVFYIIGAGMLFGFVATLAKVVIDRIKTIMILGSGIESTDLLTVLCIVGLIAASLLGSYFVQTAYASGPPDLVVAGLTVVDPLVAVTVGIIVLGEASNAPLWAVIAFVITGAVAIFGVFSLSKHHPQLKG; this comes from the coding sequence GTGCCACCGGAGATTTTTGACCTCACTGATCAGATCACTCTCACTCCGACCCAAGTTGTGGGAATACCGCTTGCACTCATCGGTGCCGTTCTGCTGTCGCTGGGTGCCCAATTTCAGCACCGTGGTGTCGCCCGCCTGGAGGAACATTACGGCGAGCAAGCACGATCTGGGCTGAACTTTGCCCAGCTTAAGGCGCTCCTTGCCCGGCCTTCGTGGGTTCTGGGCACGCTGTTTTTGGGGCTGGCGATTGTGTTTCAGCTCTCGAGCTTGGCAATTGCGCCCATCATGGTTGTTCAGCCACTCGGTGCCGTAGCTCTGGTCATGACGGCGATAATGAACGCCCGCATCACCAAGATCACGTTGGATGCCATTTCGATCCGCGCAATCGTGATGTGCGTTGGCGGTGTTGGTGTCTTTGTTGCGCTCGCAGCGGTGTTCGCGAAGTCGACGGTGATCACTCAGCGTGAGTTGTCGACGGTTCTGATTATTTTGGTGGCTGTCTTGGCGCTGTGGGTGACGCTGTTTATGATTTTTCGTAAGAATGCGTCGCCCGTGTTCTACATAATTGGCGCTGGAATGCTTTTCGGTTTTGTGGCGACGCTCGCAAAAGTTGTCATTGATCGCATCAAAACCATCATGATTTTGGGGTCCGGCATTGAGAGCACTGATCTTCTGACGGTGCTCTGCATTGTGGGACTTATCGCGGCATCCTTGCTGGGGTCTTATTTTGTGCAGACTGCGTATGCGTCGGGCCCACCCGATCTGGTGGTTGCCGGTCTCACCGTTGTTGATCCGCTTGTTGCGGTGACGGTGGGCATCATTGTGTTGGGTGAGGCATCGAATGCTCCACTGTGGGCAGTCATTGCATTTGTGATTACGGGTGCGGTCGCAATTTTTGGTGTCTTCTCGCTCTCGAAGCACCATCCTCAACTCAAGGGATAG
- a CDS encoding DUF1684 domain-containing protein, protein MTDTAAPTLTPEAKLARFRERRDQAAVQQNGNLALTNTQWVDAEQTIWGVPGTWAPHEDGLTVTATADDSIVVDGVLVEGSAVVRSKSHEDPSAIVFGETVTGFVIQAPEGNHALRVWDSNSPAIQEFGTIDAYPYNADWVITATFTPNPEGTTLGFEHIKDNGQEREQPIPGDISFEKDGVDYSLAAFKSGRALQLVFADATSGENTYSVGRFLFVAPNPDGTIILDFNLAILPPCAFSYNFNCPMPPKQNRFSVAIEAGEKNVLKKDGSLLHD, encoded by the coding sequence ATGACTGACACTGCCGCCCCTACGCTCACTCCCGAAGCTAAGCTCGCGCGTTTTCGCGAACGACGCGATCAGGCCGCTGTTCAACAAAACGGAAACCTTGCGCTGACTAACACCCAGTGGGTTGATGCAGAGCAGACCATTTGGGGTGTTCCCGGCACGTGGGCACCGCACGAGGATGGCCTGACCGTAACGGCCACCGCCGATGACTCAATCGTGGTTGATGGGGTGCTCGTTGAGGGCTCGGCCGTGGTGCGCAGTAAGAGCCATGAGGACCCTAGCGCAATCGTCTTCGGCGAGACCGTGACCGGGTTCGTGATTCAGGCGCCTGAAGGTAACCACGCTCTGCGGGTGTGGGACTCCAATTCTCCGGCCATCCAGGAATTTGGCACGATCGACGCCTACCCCTACAACGCTGATTGGGTCATCACCGCAACGTTTACCCCCAACCCGGAGGGCACCACCCTCGGCTTCGAACACATCAAAGACAACGGTCAAGAACGCGAACAGCCGATCCCGGGCGACATCTCCTTTGAGAAGGATGGCGTTGACTACAGTCTCGCCGCGTTCAAGTCTGGCCGCGCTCTGCAGCTCGTATTTGCGGATGCTACCAGTGGAGAAAACACCTACAGCGTTGGTCGGTTTCTCTTCGTCGCGCCCAACCCCGACGGCACCATCATTCTCGACTTCAACCTCGCGATCCTGCCGCCCTGCGCGTTCAGCTACAACTTCAACTGCCCCATGCCACCCAAGCAGAATCGTTTCTCGGTGGCGATCGAAGCCGGCGAGAAGAACGTGCTCAAGAAAGACGGCTCACTGCTTCACGACTAG
- the aceA gene encoding isocitrate lyase, whose protein sequence is MTNSRPGDQLQTAAELETEWKTDARWNGIDRDFSAEDVIALRGSVREDHTLARRGAENLWNLIQRDDTEWVAALGALTGNQAVQQVRAGLEAIYLSGWQVAADANLSGQTYPDQSLYPVNSVPAVVRRINNALLRADQIETAEFGAPATDWMAPIVADAEAGFGGPLNAYELMSSMIEAGAAGVHWEDQLASEKKCGHMGGKVLIPTAQHVRTLNAARLAADVAGVSSIIIARTDSLAADLITNDVDDRDKPFLTGERTSDGFYRTTPGIETVLSRGHAYAPYADLLWVESAKPDLELARTFAESIHQEFPGKKLAYNCSPSFNWKRHLDDAQIATFQRELAAMGYAFQFITLAGFHALNHSMYTLAKGYSERHMSAYVELQEAEFASEKDGYTATRHQREVGTGYFDRIATALNPTSETLALVGSTETAQFH, encoded by the coding sequence ATGACGAACAGCCGCCCAGGCGACCAGCTTCAGACCGCAGCCGAACTCGAAACCGAGTGGAAGACGGATGCCCGCTGGAACGGTATCGACCGCGACTTCAGCGCCGAAGACGTCATCGCCCTCCGCGGAAGCGTCCGAGAAGACCACACCCTCGCACGTCGCGGAGCCGAGAACCTCTGGAACCTCATCCAACGTGACGACACAGAATGGGTTGCCGCGCTCGGCGCACTCACGGGCAATCAGGCGGTGCAGCAGGTTCGGGCAGGACTCGAAGCGATCTACCTGAGTGGATGGCAGGTTGCCGCCGACGCCAACCTCTCCGGTCAGACCTACCCCGACCAAAGCCTTTACCCGGTAAACAGTGTTCCTGCGGTGGTTCGCCGCATCAACAACGCACTCCTGCGGGCCGACCAGATCGAAACCGCGGAGTTCGGTGCACCCGCCACTGATTGGATGGCACCGATCGTCGCGGATGCTGAGGCCGGTTTTGGTGGGCCGCTCAACGCTTACGAACTTATGTCATCGATGATCGAGGCCGGAGCTGCCGGAGTTCACTGGGAAGACCAGCTCGCCTCAGAAAAGAAGTGTGGCCACATGGGCGGCAAAGTGCTGATCCCTACCGCTCAGCACGTTCGCACTCTCAATGCGGCACGACTTGCTGCCGACGTTGCTGGGGTTTCAAGCATCATCATCGCTCGCACCGACTCGCTCGCTGCCGACCTCATCACCAACGATGTGGATGACCGAGACAAGCCATTCCTCACCGGCGAGCGAACAAGTGATGGTTTCTATCGCACGACCCCGGGCATTGAGACCGTTCTCAGTCGCGGCCACGCCTACGCGCCCTACGCAGATCTGCTGTGGGTGGAGAGCGCAAAGCCAGACCTAGAGTTGGCACGGACCTTTGCGGAGAGCATCCACCAGGAGTTCCCGGGCAAGAAACTTGCCTACAACTGCTCGCCATCGTTCAACTGGAAGCGTCACCTCGACGATGCCCAGATCGCGACGTTCCAGCGCGAGCTTGCCGCAATGGGTTATGCCTTCCAGTTCATCACCCTCGCCGGATTCCACGCCCTTAACCACTCGATGTACACCCTTGCCAAGGGCTACAGCGAGCGTCACATGAGTGCCTATGTGGAACTGCAAGAGGCAGAGTTCGCGTCAGAAAAAGACGGCTACACGGCAACGCGCCACCAGCGCGAGGTCGGAACGGGGTACTTCGATCGCATCGCGACCGCTCTCAACCCCACGAGCGAAACGCTCGCACTGGTCGGAAGCACCGAAACCGCTCAGTTTCACTAA
- a CDS encoding DNA starvation/stationary phase protection protein encodes MTDSQKAQTTSPAKSGARKTRQQNAEKGFTASKGLSDKMQLVLVDLLELQLQGKQAHWNVVGKNFRDTHLVLDEIIDAARGFSDTIAERMRALHATPDGRSDTVAATTTLPEFPAGEISTTDTIDLLTERLEGTVATIRDVHDPIDDEDPTSADLLHAIIESLEQYAWMVSAENRTPTKK; translated from the coding sequence ATGACCGATTCACAGAAAGCGCAGACCACAAGTCCAGCCAAGTCGGGGGCCCGCAAAACTCGTCAACAGAATGCCGAGAAGGGCTTCACCGCCTCGAAAGGGCTTTCCGACAAAATGCAACTAGTGCTTGTTGACCTGCTCGAACTGCAATTGCAAGGCAAGCAGGCGCACTGGAATGTTGTCGGCAAGAACTTTCGCGATACCCACCTCGTACTCGACGAAATCATCGACGCCGCGCGTGGCTTCAGCGACACCATCGCCGAACGGATGCGCGCACTCCACGCCACACCAGACGGACGCAGCGACACCGTAGCGGCCACTACAACGCTGCCCGAGTTTCCCGCCGGCGAGATCAGCACGACAGACACCATCGACCTGCTCACGGAACGCCTTGAGGGCACCGTCGCCACCATCCGCGACGTTCACGACCCCATCGACGACGAAGACCCCACCAGTGCAGACCTGCTGCACGCCATCATCGAAAGCCTCGAGCAGTACGCCTGGATGGTCTCAGCCGAGAACCGCACCCCCACAAAAAAGTAG
- a CDS encoding glycosyltransferase codes for MRRSPHEGKPRLRILIGADTFWPQINGAATFIARLAAGLAERGHDVHIVAPSYSNTKLGQMVEEHEGQKMTLHRLYSWKWPGHPWLRFMLPWRVRPHSVIILDQVKPDVIHFQSHIVVGRGLTIEGSKRGIRLVGTNHFMPENLLDHARVIPKFMRDKAIRMGWAAAGRSFARAERVTTPTRRAADYLEENTVVRNVIAVSCGIDADGYNGNLDPKPENLIVFLGRLAEEKQIDKLIRALGIMDPALDAKLEIVGGGELEGKLRALATSLGLEDRVTLTGFVEQDELRDALQRGSVFAMPSIAELQSISTMEAMASGLPVVAANAMALPHLVHDGENGFLFEPGNVEDLAAKLTAVLTMPAEEILKFKKESLAIVSAHDIQRTLDTFESLYRGEQVTDPAALGKKNESAS; via the coding sequence GTGAGACGCTCGCCCCACGAGGGCAAACCGCGACTTCGCATCCTCATTGGTGCTGACACGTTCTGGCCCCAAATTAATGGTGCCGCTACGTTCATTGCTCGTCTAGCGGCCGGTTTGGCCGAGCGTGGCCACGACGTGCATATTGTTGCGCCGTCGTACTCCAACACGAAGCTCGGTCAGATGGTGGAGGAGCATGAGGGTCAAAAGATGACCCTGCACCGCCTCTACTCGTGGAAGTGGCCTGGCCACCCCTGGCTTCGATTTATGTTGCCGTGGCGCGTAAGACCCCACTCGGTGATCATTCTTGACCAAGTGAAGCCCGATGTCATCCACTTTCAATCGCACATTGTGGTGGGGCGCGGTCTGACTATTGAGGGCAGCAAGCGCGGTATCCGATTGGTTGGCACTAACCATTTCATGCCGGAGAATTTGCTCGATCACGCGCGCGTCATCCCGAAGTTCATGCGCGATAAGGCCATCCGGATGGGGTGGGCTGCGGCTGGTCGTTCCTTTGCTCGTGCGGAGCGAGTGACCACTCCCACACGCCGCGCTGCTGACTATCTTGAAGAGAACACCGTGGTTCGCAATGTTATTGCGGTGTCGTGTGGCATTGATGCTGATGGCTACAACGGCAATCTTGATCCGAAGCCCGAGAACCTGATTGTGTTTTTGGGGCGTTTGGCTGAAGAGAAGCAAATCGACAAGTTGATTCGTGCTCTGGGGATCATGGATCCTGCGCTCGATGCCAAGTTGGAGATTGTGGGCGGGGGAGAGCTTGAGGGCAAACTCCGTGCTCTTGCGACGTCTTTGGGGCTTGAGGATCGTGTGACGCTTACTGGTTTTGTTGAGCAGGATGAGCTGCGTGACGCTCTCCAACGCGGCTCAGTATTCGCCATGCCATCCATTGCGGAGTTGCAGAGCATTTCAACAATGGAGGCGATGGCTTCGGGTCTTCCTGTTGTTGCCGCCAATGCGATGGCGCTACCTCACCTTGTTCACGACGGCGAGAACGGATTCCTGTTTGAACCTGGCAATGTCGAAGACTTGGCGGCGAAGCTCACCGCGGTGTTGACGATGCCAGCGGAGGAGATTCTGAAGTTCAAGAAGGAAAGCTTAGCGATCGTCTCGGCCCACGACATCCAGCGCACGCTCGATACTTTCGAAAGCTTGTATCGCGGTGAACAGGTCACCGACCCGGCCGCGTTAGGGAAAAAGAACGAGAGCGCCTCCTAA
- a CDS encoding maleylpyruvate isomerase N-terminal domain-containing protein, giving the protein MMVTHARRSVLLAKVSQCFSQEVRNFDLEAPVPSAAWPTISRLVDHLGGIYLWGAGIASSGETADRRQVPAAPEKDLVVWFDECRNTLLVALNEADPERPCWTLVNSAGTTAFWTRRMLFETTKHLIDIRASGQATLAPASELDAATYADGIDELLEVFLSRSRKHLAPLPRPLVLSAIDVDRQWTLSEDWQLLDSAPAQSTRVSAHCEDLALFVWERADPARAPERFLIEGPIDAVNAFAASPVHPST; this is encoded by the coding sequence ATGATGGTCACCCACGCTCGTCGAAGTGTGTTGTTGGCCAAGGTTTCCCAATGCTTTTCCCAAGAAGTCCGCAACTTCGACTTAGAAGCACCCGTTCCCTCCGCAGCGTGGCCAACGATCAGCAGGCTTGTCGACCATCTCGGCGGCATCTACCTGTGGGGGGCCGGCATTGCTTCAAGCGGTGAAACAGCCGATCGGAGACAGGTTCCCGCCGCGCCGGAAAAAGATCTCGTGGTGTGGTTCGACGAGTGTCGAAACACGCTGCTGGTGGCGCTCAACGAAGCTGACCCGGAACGTCCCTGCTGGACCTTGGTGAACTCCGCGGGGACCACGGCGTTCTGGACGCGCAGGATGTTGTTTGAAACCACAAAGCATCTGATTGACATCCGGGCCTCGGGGCAAGCAACGCTTGCGCCAGCGAGTGAGCTCGACGCAGCTACATACGCGGACGGTATCGATGAGCTCTTGGAAGTGTTCCTGTCTCGATCCCGCAAGCACCTCGCCCCGCTACCCCGGCCTCTCGTGCTTTCAGCAATCGACGTGGACCGGCAGTGGACTCTCAGCGAGGACTGGCAGCTGTTGGACAGCGCACCAGCCCAGTCAACTCGAGTCAGCGCACATTGCGAAGACCTTGCTCTCTTTGTGTGGGAACGCGCTGATCCTGCCCGCGCCCCTGAACGATTCTTGATTGAGGGGCCAATAGATGCGGTGAACGCATTCGCCGCATCACCGGTGCACCCCTCAACCTAA
- a CDS encoding CoA transferase, which produces MSLLDAAWQSLGEDAAALALVRDHGTTVPLTGVLSSGRFVHDAIAAASFSAALLAARRVGCAVPSVELDPAKVATAVTSDKHFRLDGEPVSAWAELSGFWPCSDGWVRTHANYPHHRQALLSALGLADDTNADEFMRALHPRIAADVESQILAAGGVATVVRTPEQWAEHPQAQLLAELPVVELTALSDTQPAQLPETTVDAPLAGVRVLDLTRVIAGPVAGRTLALWGADVLRIDSPRHPEIGWQHLDTGAGKRSALLDLGDNTDRATFENLLETADVVLTAYRPGSLDKFSLSPAALAERRPGVIVGRLSAWGTVGPLAERRGFDSIVQAATGIAVAEGDGSGRPGALPAQALDHAAGYLLAAGVTTAVRRRVDAGHSWLVEVSLARLAAELLQQRRPRHLPAASAGFTPTVATRDGVTSAVSAAHYDGGPTAFLAPAIAWGSSEAKWLS; this is translated from the coding sequence ATGAGTTTGCTGGATGCCGCGTGGCAATCCCTCGGCGAAGATGCCGCAGCCCTCGCACTTGTGCGCGACCATGGCACCACGGTGCCGTTGACCGGCGTGCTTTCGTCGGGCCGTTTCGTTCACGACGCCATCGCCGCAGCTTCGTTTTCCGCCGCGCTACTTGCGGCACGCCGGGTCGGATGCGCGGTGCCTTCCGTTGAACTCGATCCCGCTAAGGTCGCCACCGCAGTGACGAGCGATAAGCACTTTCGCCTCGACGGCGAACCCGTCTCAGCGTGGGCAGAGCTCTCCGGGTTTTGGCCGTGCAGCGACGGCTGGGTGCGCACCCACGCCAACTACCCACACCACCGTCAGGCGCTGCTGAGCGCCCTCGGCTTGGCCGATGACACCAACGCTGACGAGTTCATGCGCGCCCTGCACCCCAGGATCGCCGCTGACGTCGAGAGCCAGATCCTCGCCGCTGGGGGAGTTGCGACCGTAGTTCGCACGCCCGAGCAGTGGGCTGAGCATCCACAAGCCCAGCTCTTGGCAGAATTGCCGGTAGTCGAGTTAACAGCACTCAGTGACACCCAACCCGCTCAGCTCCCTGAAACAACGGTCGATGCTCCCCTCGCCGGTGTGCGCGTGCTCGACCTCACACGCGTCATTGCTGGCCCGGTCGCAGGGCGAACGCTTGCACTCTGGGGTGCTGACGTACTGCGCATTGACAGCCCGCGGCATCCCGAAATCGGCTGGCAGCACCTCGATACCGGCGCTGGAAAACGCTCGGCGCTTCTCGACCTGGGTGACAACACCGATCGTGCCACCTTCGAAAACCTGCTTGAGACCGCGGATGTCGTACTCACCGCCTACCGCCCGGGCTCGTTAGATAAGTTCAGTCTTTCACCCGCGGCTCTCGCCGAGCGACGCCCGGGAGTTATCGTGGGCCGCCTCAGCGCATGGGGAACAGTCGGACCGTTGGCTGAACGTCGTGGCTTCGACAGTATCGTGCAGGCTGCTACCGGTATTGCGGTGGCAGAGGGCGATGGTTCGGGTCGGCCCGGCGCTTTGCCCGCTCAAGCACTCGACCATGCGGCAGGGTATTTGTTGGCTGCCGGCGTCACGACGGCGGTGCGGAGACGAGTCGATGCTGGCCATTCGTGGCTTGTGGAGGTGTCGCTTGCGCGCTTGGCGGCAGAGCTTTTGCAGCAGCGTCGACCGCGCCACCTACCGGCAGCGTCCGCAGGGTTTACGCCCACGGTTGCGACGCGCGACGGCGTGACGAGCGCGGTCTCGGCAGCTCACTACGATGGTGGACCTACTGCTTTTCTCGCCCCCGCCATTGCGTGGGGTTCGAGCGAAGCGAAATGGCTTTCCTGA
- a CDS encoding AzlD domain-containing protein, which produces MRRLPQPYSACGGLAFKQLQPIVVAVGAVAVAAALMPVLPAGIPVLAAARLANLLTVALLSALVVVQSFGSTRGFEVDARLPAVVVAAVLFALRAPFILVIIAAALVAAAIRAFL; this is translated from the coding sequence ATGCGGCGGCTGCCGCAGCCTTACTCGGCCTGCGGCGGCCTCGCCTTTAAGCAACTGCAACCCATTGTTGTCGCTGTTGGCGCGGTCGCCGTTGCCGCTGCGCTGATGCCCGTTCTCCCTGCTGGCATCCCCGTGCTTGCGGCAGCGCGGCTCGCAAACCTACTGACCGTTGCGCTACTGTCGGCGCTGGTTGTCGTGCAGAGCTTTGGTTCGACACGAGGCTTCGAAGTGGATGCCCGGCTCCCGGCTGTGGTTGTGGCTGCGGTGCTGTTCGCACTCCGGGCGCCGTTCATCCTCGTGATTATCGCTGCGGCTCTCGTCGCGGCAGCGATTCGGGCCTTCCTCTAG
- the def gene encoding peptide deformylase encodes MAVLPIIITGDPVLHTPANPVTAFDRILNTLVSDMFETMDEAPGVGLAAPQVGVSQRIFVYDWTDDDDTHWHGVAINPELWHSPTPIHEPSEADEEGCLSIPGERFGLVRADRVILRAVDLDQKPFEIEASGWLARIFQHEYDHLDGVLYADRLREPDAKAAAKAIRKQGWGQPGNSWLPTEEQLDA; translated from the coding sequence ATGGCCGTACTTCCCATCATTATCACCGGCGATCCGGTGCTCCACACTCCTGCGAATCCGGTAACGGCCTTCGACCGCATTCTGAACACGCTGGTTAGCGACATGTTCGAAACGATGGATGAGGCGCCAGGGGTCGGCCTTGCCGCACCCCAGGTCGGTGTTTCGCAACGCATATTCGTTTACGACTGGACCGACGACGACGACACTCACTGGCACGGAGTCGCCATAAATCCAGAACTCTGGCACTCCCCCACCCCCATCCATGAACCGAGCGAGGCGGATGAAGAAGGGTGCCTTTCCATTCCCGGCGAACGATTCGGGCTGGTACGCGCCGACCGCGTCATCCTGCGAGCCGTAGATCTCGACCAGAAGCCTTTTGAAATCGAAGCATCCGGCTGGCTTGCCCGCATCTTCCAACACGAATATGACCACCTTGACGGGGTGCTCTATGCCGACCGCCTTCGTGAACCCGATGCCAAAGCCGCGGCGAAGGCCATCCGCAAGCAAGGCTGGGGTCAACCAGGAAACTCCTGGCTGCCCACCGAAGAACAACTTGACGCCTAG
- a CDS encoding helix-turn-helix domain-containing protein, whose amino-acid sequence MTPRSLAQADDEDMLDSLTVGRRIRQLRNDRGLTLDDLGAALNRAASQVSVIENGKRELKLSELQKLARIFDVSVDDLLNREPPSRRAALEIALERAQRGPLYSALALPDLPVRKTLSDEAIETVLGLHDELQRLHKERAATPEEARRANTELRRMMRKRNNYFAELETTARELLDAVGHAGGPLSQRVASDLASHLGFSLHYVPDLPGSTRSVTDLRNGRIYLPVAQAESTDPRSTLLQALAGHVLGIGEPADYAEFLQQRVETNYLAAALMVPEKTAVEFLTAAKAQHELSVEDLRDAFAVPYETAAHRFTNLATEHLGIPVHFLKVHEGGTISKAYENDSAAFPTDALGAIEGQTVCRKWSARQVFDVEDRFSPYHQYTDKPGGTYWCTSRIQSNHRGDFSVSLGTPFASAKWFRGRDTTNRAVSTCPDDGCCRSAPTELTDRWAKHSIPSARLNSSLLAAMPTGMYPGVDSTEVFQFLEAHSPNA is encoded by the coding sequence ATGACCCCACGCTCGCTCGCGCAGGCAGACGATGAGGACATGCTCGATTCCCTCACTGTTGGCCGCCGCATCCGTCAACTACGCAACGATCGCGGACTTACCCTCGATGACCTCGGTGCCGCGCTCAATCGCGCCGCCTCGCAGGTATCGGTGATAGAGAACGGGAAGCGTGAGCTGAAGCTCAGCGAACTTCAAAAATTGGCGCGCATCTTTGATGTGAGCGTCGACGACTTACTCAATCGCGAACCGCCGTCGCGTCGTGCCGCCTTAGAGATTGCCCTTGAGCGCGCGCAGCGTGGCCCGCTCTATTCAGCACTGGCACTACCCGATTTGCCCGTACGCAAGACGCTGAGCGATGAAGCCATCGAAACCGTGCTCGGGCTGCACGATGAGCTACAACGCCTGCACAAAGAACGCGCCGCCACCCCTGAAGAAGCTCGACGCGCGAATACTGAACTGCGCCGCATGATGCGCAAACGCAACAACTACTTTGCCGAACTGGAAACCACTGCCCGAGAACTATTGGATGCTGTGGGCCACGCTGGCGGTCCACTCTCCCAACGGGTGGCCTCCGACCTCGCCTCGCATCTCGGGTTTTCGTTGCACTACGTGCCCGACCTGCCCGGATCCACTCGCAGCGTGACGGATCTGCGCAATGGCCGCATTTATCTACCGGTGGCGCAGGCTGAGAGCACCGACCCGCGGTCGACGCTGCTGCAGGCTCTCGCGGGCCATGTGTTAGGCATCGGTGAGCCGGCGGACTATGCCGAGTTCTTGCAGCAGCGCGTGGAGACGAACTATCTGGCTGCCGCGTTGATGGTCCCTGAGAAGACTGCGGTCGAGTTTTTGACGGCAGCCAAAGCACAGCACGAACTCTCTGTCGAAGACCTACGGGATGCGTTTGCTGTGCCGTACGAGACCGCAGCGCACCGCTTCACGAATCTCGCCACCGAACATCTGGGCATTCCCGTGCACTTCCTCAAGGTGCACGAGGGCGGCACAATCTCTAAGGCGTACGAGAATGACAGCGCCGCGTTCCCGACGGATGCTCTCGGAGCCATCGAGGGCCAGACGGTCTGCCGCAAGTGGAGTGCGCGCCAGGTGTTCGACGTCGAAGACCGCTTCAGCCCGTACCACCAGTACACGGATAAGCCGGGAGGCACCTATTGGTGCACGTCGCGCATCCAGTCGAATCACCGTGGTGATTTCTCGGTGAGTCTCGGCACACCATTTGCCTCGGCGAAGTGGTTCCGCGGACGCGACACCACCAACAGGGCGGTCTCGACGTGCCCCGACGACGGATGCTGCCGCAGCGCCCCCACGGAGCTCACTGATCGCTGGGCGAAACATTCGATCCCGAGCGCGCGTCTCAACAGTTCTCTACTCGCGGCCATGCCCACGGGAATGTACCCGGGGGTGGATTCCACCGAGGTGTTCCAGTTCTTGGAGGCGCACTCGCCTAACGCTTAG
- a CDS encoding PLDc N-terminal domain-containing protein: MEPISFSFGIVGLIIFIITVVSIAKSSNHGVLGKFVWILVAFFLSIIGSILWLIFGRGKVRN; encoded by the coding sequence ATGGAACCTATTAGCTTCAGTTTTGGCATTGTTGGCCTGATCATCTTCATCATCACGGTCGTATCGATCGCCAAAAGCTCCAACCACGGCGTACTCGGCAAGTTCGTGTGGATCTTGGTGGCATTTTTCTTGTCGATCATTGGATCGATTTTGTGGCTGATCTTCGGTCGCGGCAAGGTGCGCAACTAA